The following proteins come from a genomic window of Winogradskyella sp. PC-19:
- a CDS encoding ATP-binding protein has product MSQIKQLICLVIMLSGIINFGQNSGELDTDDLVLDLQQQLNQAKILTERGDYYNAKSSLEIALTVATKIDDKKSLGVINTKIGKLQFLLDEPEKALSSLTKAISIQRENDDKVNLGLTYNIRGVIHSNLKQYEPALEYFNNAQLSFNDQNSEKYLADVYLNEARIHLELNQIDTAQRKLENSIVIAKKYELNRVLASSYIQNAKVYYTKEEFNLALDQAKTGLDIAIENGNTSNINDAYLLLSKIHQSKEQYRSANLYLNKHLQLTDSLKVINAETSFSENNPNLIAGKQNSDNEQLKNQPTESESESNLARITTILSISLITILSLLTLSLYKNNNIRLRTNNMLQIKNDELIVAKEKAELASKTKANFLSTVTHELRTPLYAVTGLTNLLLDEEPKEKQIPHLKSLKFSGDYLLTFINDILQINKIEANKVELDPEDFNLKTKIENVIAALNNSAHDNNTQIHFEYEKDLPENYIGDQLKISQILINLLGNAIKFTKDGDIWVKVNHNNVSKNLYNLQFEIKDNGIGISKEKQEQMFESFSQGSIQINRKYGGTGLGLSIVKGLIKILNGKISLKSQLGKGTSFFFELPLKHVEPKKKKETPKESKHIENIKALDLENIKILVVEDNKINQMITKKILTKMGLGCDIVDNGEDAVEMVKNTEYNVVLMDIHMPGISGLEATKRIRLFNKELTIFALTAVTLEDKMHEFDEAGFDDIISKPFKQETFEKKLYVALSGKTETSA; this is encoded by the coding sequence ATGTCCCAGATTAAACAACTCATTTGCCTAGTTATAATGCTAAGCGGTATAATAAATTTCGGCCAAAATTCTGGCGAATTAGACACCGATGACTTGGTGTTAGACCTACAACAACAACTCAATCAAGCAAAAATTCTTACTGAACGTGGTGACTATTATAATGCAAAAAGTAGTCTAGAAATAGCATTAACTGTTGCTACAAAAATAGATGACAAAAAAAGTTTAGGTGTTATTAATACCAAAATAGGAAAGTTGCAATTTTTATTGGACGAACCCGAAAAAGCATTATCATCCTTAACAAAAGCCATTAGTATTCAACGAGAAAACGATGATAAGGTCAATCTTGGTCTTACCTATAATATAAGAGGTGTAATTCATAGTAACTTAAAACAATATGAACCTGCACTAGAGTATTTTAATAACGCCCAACTAAGTTTTAACGATCAAAACTCTGAAAAATATCTGGCAGATGTATATCTAAACGAAGCTCGTATACATTTAGAATTAAATCAAATTGATACAGCACAAAGAAAATTAGAGAACAGTATCGTAATTGCAAAAAAATACGAACTCAATCGCGTATTAGCATCTAGCTATATTCAAAATGCAAAAGTCTATTACACCAAAGAAGAATTTAATTTGGCACTTGACCAAGCAAAAACAGGACTTGATATAGCTATTGAAAATGGTAACACATCAAATATTAACGATGCCTATCTTTTATTAAGTAAAATTCACCAAAGTAAAGAGCAATATAGGTCTGCAAACCTTTATTTAAATAAGCATCTACAATTAACTGATTCCCTAAAAGTAATTAATGCAGAGACATCATTTTCAGAAAACAATCCTAATCTAATTGCTGGTAAGCAAAATTCGGATAACGAACAGTTAAAAAACCAGCCTACTGAATCAGAATCTGAAAGTAATCTCGCTAGAATAACCACAATTCTGAGTATCTCTTTAATAACAATCTTATCGCTATTAACGCTTTCACTTTACAAAAACAACAATATTAGATTACGAACAAACAATATGCTTCAGATTAAAAATGATGAGCTTATTGTCGCTAAAGAGAAAGCAGAATTAGCATCAAAAACTAAAGCTAATTTTCTATCAACGGTAACACATGAGTTAAGAACACCACTTTATGCAGTTACTGGTTTGACAAATTTATTACTTGATGAAGAACCAAAGGAAAAGCAAATTCCGCATTTGAAATCTCTAAAATTTTCAGGAGATTACTTATTGACTTTTATTAATGATATACTTCAAATAAATAAAATTGAAGCTAATAAGGTAGAATTAGATCCTGAAGATTTTAATCTAAAAACAAAAATCGAAAATGTCATCGCCGCACTTAATAATTCGGCTCATGACAATAACACTCAGATTCATTTTGAATACGAAAAAGACTTACCAGAAAATTATATTGGTGACCAACTTAAGATTTCGCAGATACTAATTAATCTTTTAGGAAATGCTATTAAGTTTACTAAAGATGGTGATATTTGGGTGAAAGTGAACCACAACAATGTTAGTAAAAACTTATACAACTTGCAATTTGAAATTAAAGATAATGGTATAGGCATCTCCAAAGAGAAACAAGAACAGATGTTTGAAAGTTTCTCACAAGGATCAATTCAGATTAATCGTAAATATGGTGGCACAGGACTTGGGTTATCGATTGTAAAAGGTTTGATAAAGATTTTAAATGGTAAAATATCTCTGAAAAGTCAACTTGGAAAAGGCACAAGCTTTTTCTTTGAACTGCCTTTAAAACATGTTGAACCAAAGAAGAAAAAAGAAACTCCGAAAGAAAGTAAACATATAGAAAACATTAAAGCATTGGACTTAGAAAACATCAAGATTCTAGTGGTTGAAGACAACAAAATCAACCAAATGATCACCAAGAAGATATTAACTAAAATGGGGCTTGGTTGCGATATTGTAGATAATGGCGAAGACGCTGTAGAAATGGTCAAAAATACGGAGTACAATGTTGTCTTAATGGATATACATATGCCAGGAATTAGTGGTCTAGAAGCAACAAAACGCATTCGATTATTTAATAAAGAACTGACTATATTTGCCTTGACGGCAGTAACACTAGAAGACAAAATGCATGAGTTTGACGAAGCAGGTTTTGATGATATCATCTCAAAACCATTCAAACAAGAGACTTTCGAAAAGAAACTTTACGTAGCTCTATCTGGTAAAACAGAAACTTCGGCTTAG